Below is a window of Congzhengia minquanensis DNA.
TGTGGCGCTGCCTGAAATGATGCCCACAATGTCGCCGATAACGTCGTTACAAAAAGAGCCAACCTTGTCTGCGTTGCGAATGAGGCGCACAGCTTCTTTTGCACCCCGCACCTTTCTGGAGGATAGGGAGTGAAACGGCGTTTCCTGCGCTGAGGTTACCGCCACACCGATAATGTCGAACAATACGCCGATGGCGATGAATATGCTCAAAATAATAAAAGCCATAATCAGGTTTACCCTGTTCATTAACCCCGACTGAATCATCTGCAGCATGGCAGAAATCACAAAGGTCACCAGAACAATTGTAACAACCCATTTACGGCCCTCTTTTTTATTTCCTGTTTTACGATATGTTTTAATTTTGTTTGCAGTTACCCGCTTATTACTACTGTCGTCAGACAAGCAAAACACCAGCCTTAAATTCAAACTAAAAGTTACGCCGCAAACTGAATTTACGGCGCATACAAATCTTTATACGATAAATTTTATAAAAAAATAGGTGGCAATACTTGAGGTAAATTTTGCGGTTTAGGTTCGGTAGGCTTTCCCGACGGACTGCTGATATGTCGCCAAATCAGTGGTTTCCCTTTAACGTCCGACCTGCACGGTCTCCCTATGCAGAACCGAATCACCACTTAAGTCCGCACTACAATCCCAAAAGTATCTCATACGAACAGCCTAGAGGTTTTCCCAAACAGTCAGACTTGCTCTTAGCCTCTTTTGCAGCCATGGTTTCAAGCAGCGATAACCTTTTTGTTTTGGCCGGAACGAAAAAGGTCTGTCCGCTATCCGCCATACCCACTCAAGGCAGGCTACGCTGTCCCCAGCACGCGTGCATTGCGGCCGCTAAACCGCACGGCAGTTGCACCAAGCAACAGGTTTCACCCTGTTTCGTACCTCAGTAGGCCACCTCAAAACGATACGGTTTTAAAGCGGGCAGATGAAGCACAAGAACAGGTCTCCACGGAAATGGGGTCGAATTTCGCATGCCATTGCGAGACGCCCCAAAGCCTTAACTCCCAGCACCAACCCCCGACTGGGCGTCGAAAGCAAGCACCAGGAACTTCATCGATGTGCCCTTCAACGGATTTTTAGGCCCGTCCTGGGAGCAAGCAGCGCTGACTAGGATACTGCACCACCGTGATTTTTTCTTTATCAAACATCATTAATATACCATAAATTTTGCTTTAAGTAAAGGCTCAATTAAAGTTTTAACAAAAATTTAAAATATGTTGTGAGTGACAATTGCCACTGCAATTCCCAGCGCCGCGCCGGCAATTACCTCTAAGGGCGAGTGCCCCACAAGCTCTTTCAACCGTTCTCCTGTAACCTCAAGCTTTTCCCTGCCAAAGTTTTCCACCAGCCGATTTAACAGCGCAGCCTGTTCGCCTGCAGCGCGCCGCACACCGGAGGCATCGTACATCACCACAAACGAAAACACTACGCAAACTGCGAATAAAGACGACGATAAGCCCTCATTTAATGCCACTGCTGCCGTTAAAGCGGTGACGAACGAGGTGTGTGAGCTGGGCATGCCGCCGGAGCCTACCAGGCGCTCAAAGTTAATTCTTTTGTCCTCAATCAACACCAGCAAAAATTTAATAACCTGGGCGCTGAACCAGCCGATGATCGCTGCAATCAAAATTTCGTTTGCCAGAAGTTCTTTTAACCACACGTTTTTTACCACCTTAAATTTTATCTGTCACGGTCTAACAAAAATTTTGAAAGATTGATTAAAAATTCTGCCTTAGCACCGTATTTTGACAAAGCGTCGACCGCCTTGTTGGTATAGTCCACAAGCATTTTTTCAGACTGCTCCAAGCCATAGATTGTAACAAAGGTCGATTTTTGGCTTGCATTGTCCTTGCCCGTTGTTTTGCCCAGGTTTTCGGCGCTGCCCGCCACGTCTAAAATATCGTCTTTAATTTGGAAAGCAATGCCCAAATACCGCGCAAACTCCTCCATTACAATCAGGTCTTCCCTGCCGCCACCGCCAAGCAGCGCCCCCACCTTCGCAGACGCCATAATCAGCGCCGCCGTTTTGTGCAGGTGCATGGTCATCAGCGTAATTGCGTCGATGGTTTTACCCTCAGACTCAATGTCAATCACCTGTCCGCCAATCATGCCCTCCACGCCTGCGCTGTCTGCAATTAAGGAGAGTGCCGCCAGCGTCATATTGGGCGAAACCTGGGACTGCTTTAAAATAGTTTCAAATGCCAAATTTAAAAGCCCGTCCCCTGCCAGAGTTGCAATTGCTTCGCCGTAAACCTTGTGGTTGGTGGGCTTGCCCCGGCGCAGGTCGTCGTTATCCATGCACGGCAAATCGTCGTGGATTAAGGAATAGGTATGTATCATTTCAATGGCACAGGCAAAGGGCATAACCTTATCCGTCTCCGCTTCTAAAACCTCGGCGCATGCCAGCGCAAGCACGGGACGGATACGTTTGCCGCCAGCGTGCAGACTGTAGTTCATTGCCTTATAGATAGTTGCCTGAGGACTGTCTTTCTCCTCAAGGTATTTATGCAGACTTTTATTCACTTCAACAATTTTGGCTTCTAACGCTTCTAAAAAATCCAATTAACTGTCCTCCCCGCTGTTAAAATCTGTTGTTTTAACAGTTCCTTCTTCATTCTCTGTTAAAAGCTTTACCTTTTGCTCGGCCTTGTCAAGCTGGTCGTGGCATTTTGCAGAGAGTTTCATTCCCTTTTCAAACAGAGCCACCGCTTCGTCTAACGGAGCGTCGCCGCTTTCTAAAAGGGTTACAATTTGCTCTAGTTCTGTGATTGACTCTTCAAAGGTTTTTGCCTTAGGCATGTTTCATTCCTCCCGTTTTGTCAAATCCCGCATTACGCATATAATAAAACAAATATTGCTGTGCAAAGCCCGCAAGTGGTCCGAAGGCCTCCACCGCGAACTCCCGGGGCGTTTTTGTTTTCATGGCTTCGCCGTACAGGCTGTTTAAACAGCGTTTGACCCAAACGTCAACGGGAAAGACCTCCCGCCGTTCTAAGCCGAACAGCAAAATGCAGTCCGCCACTTTAGGCCCCACTCCGCTTATGGTGAGCAGCTTCTTTCTAGCGCTGTCTGTGTCAAGCGCTGCGATATCTGAAAAATTGCTGCTTAAAAAGGTTTCACAGGCATTTTTTATGTAGTGTTCGCGGTAGCCAGCCCTTAAAAAGGATAAATCGCCTACAATCCTCTCCGGTCCGGGAAACGTAAAATAGGTTTTCCCGCCGTAACTTAAACGATCTCCAAACTGCTGGCAAAGCCTTTGAATGATTCCCTGAATCCGCGGAATATTGTTGTTGGCGGATATGATAAACGATACCACACATTCCCACAAATCCTGGTTTAAAATCCGGATACCACTGCCATATTCTGTGGCATCCTTTAAAAATCTGTCATGTTCCGAAAGCGTTTTCTTAATTTGACCATAATCGGTATCAAGGTCGAAATAGCCACGCCAAATATCATGAAATTCTTCTTCCGTCACATTACGAAAAACGATAAATCCCTTTTCTTTGCAAACGTTTATCACGCGGTTTCGGGCAACAACGGTGTAACTGCCGTCTTCCTCCCTTTCCCAGCGAAAGCACTGTCCACATTCAAAAATATGCTGCGGTTCAAAGCTGCAAAGGTTTTTCAGCACAACTTGTTTTTTCATAAAGGTATCTCCTAATCGGGCCTGCCCGTAAGAACCCCCTCCTCTTTCAATGTCAGAAAGTTCAGCTGCCGCAGCGCTTCATAAAGCACAATTGCCACAGAGTTAGAAAGGTTTAACGACCTTGCGCCCTCCGCCATGGGGATGCGGATGCAGTTTTCATAGTGTTCCTTTAACAGCGGTTCCGGCAGGCCGTGGGTTTCTTTGCCGAAAACAAGGAAGTCCCCGTCTTGAAATGTTTGGTCGCTGTGGCGTTTGCCGGCCTTTGTGGTGCAGAAATAATATGTTCCCGGGCATTTTTCAAAAAAGTCCGTTAAATTTTCATAATATCGAATGTCTAATTCGTGCCAGTAGTCTAACCCGGCGCGCTTTAGCTTTTTATCGTCAATCGCAAAGCCCATTGGCTTTACGATATGCAAAATGCTGCCCGTTGCCTTGCAGGTTCTTGCAATGTTTCCAGTGTTTTGGGGAATTTCAGGTTCAACGAGCACAATGTTCATTGCCATGTCTATTTTGTCCTTTCGTGTTAAAGCGATTTTAAAAACCGCTCAATTCTGCTTAAAGCGTCATTGATGCTGGAAATGGAATATGCGTAGGAACAGCGGATGAACCCTTCGCCGCTTGCGCCAAAGGCAGAACCGGGAATTACGGCAACCCTTTCTTTGTTTAAAAGGGCCTCGCAAAAATCAGATGAGGTCATTTTCGTGCTCCGAATGTCGGGAAACACATAAAAAGCTCCCTCCGGTTCGAAGCAGGACAGGCCAATGTTCCGAAATCCGTCTACAATTACCCTTCTTCTGTAATCGTATTCCTCCCGCATTTTCTTTATGTCCTCATCCCCCTTCTTCAGGGCCTCAATAGCCGCATATTGGCTGGTAGTCGGCGAGCACATAATAGCGAACTGATGAATTTTAAGCATTTGCTGCATAATTTCCTTAGGCGCGGCAACATAACCCAGACGCCATCCTGTCATGGCATAACTTTTGGAAAATCCGTTCACATAAATGGTGCGCTCTGCCATGCCGTCAATAGAAATGATGGAGGTGTGTTTTCTCCCATAAGTAAGCTCGGAATAAATTTCGTCTGTTAAAATGATGATATTGGTATCTCTTAAAACAGCCGCAATTTCCTCTAAGTCCGATTTTGTCATAATGCCGCCTGTTGGGTTGTTGGGATAGGGCAAAATCAGCATTTTGGTTCTGGGGGTAATGGCGTCTTTCAGCTGTTTTGCAGTGAGCTTAAATTTATCCTCCACCTTTGTCACAATTGGCACCGGAACACCGCCGGCTAAAATGGTGCAGGGCTTGTAGCACACAAAACAGGGCTCGGGAATAAGCACCTCATCACCTGGGTTAACAATAGAACGGATTGCAAGATCAATAGCCTCGCTGCCGCCCACCGTGACCAAAACTTCGCCTTTGGGGTCGTAACTCACCTGGGTGTTACGCTCAATATAGTTTGAAATTTCTTTTCTCAGTTCCAAAAAACCGGCATTGGCTGTGTAGTGAGTTTTCCCTTTTTCCAGGGCGTAAACGCCTTCATTTCGGATATGCCAGGGGGTGACAAAATCCGGCTCGCCAACGCCTAAGGAGATAACCCCCTCCATGTCGCTGGCAAGGTCGAAAAATTTTCTAATGCCCGATGGCTCAATGGTTTTCACCACGTCAGACAAAACGCTGTCGTAGTTCATCATAGTGTAATCACCTCGCGGTCGTCTTCCATCTTGTTGTTTAAAATAACGCCCTCCGCCTTATATTTCTTTAAAATAAAGTGGGTGGCTGTGCTGATAACCTCGTCCATAGGGGCGAGCTTTTCCGCGACAAACAACGCGACTTCCTTAACCGTTTTGCCCTCAACAATTACTGCAATGTCAAATCCGCCTGAAACAAGGTAAACCGACGAAATTTCGTCATACTGGTAAATGCGCTCTGAAATGCGGTCAAAGCCCGAACCTCGCTGGGGCGTAACCTTAAGTTCAATAATGGCCGAAACCAGTTCCCGCTCAGTTTTCTCCCAGTCGATAATGGTTTTCTGACCCAAAATTGTTTGATTTTGCACACATTCGTCCAAAATTTCCTGAACATAAGCTTTGTCCTTGCCAATCATCACCGCAATTTCTTCCGGGGTTGCATGCACGTCCCGTTCAATCAGTTTTAAAATCCGTTCCTTGTCACCTATCATACCGATTACTCCCCTTCTTCGTCGTCTAAGTCGAACAAAATATAGTCATAGATATAGTCCCAGAAATTTTCTGCACTTTCAGCTGTCTTTGTGGAAAACGGCAGCAAAATGTCGCCGTCTGAAAGGTTTAATGTTTCAATTATACGGTCAAGATTTTCTTCCAGCTCCCGCTTGGAAAGCTTGTCGGTTTTCGTTGCGATTACCACCGCCATGCCGCCGGCACTTTTAATGGTATCCATCATGCGACGGTCGTCCTCAGTGGGTTTGTGGCGGGAGTCCACCAGCAAAATCAACTGCACCAGCTGCTTGCGCTCGGTTAAATATTCGTTTATAATGTCGCTCAGCGCCTTCCGCTCTCCCTTGCTGGCGGCAGCATAGCCATAGCCCGGCAAGTCCACCAGCATTAGCTTTTTGTCAATGTCGTAGAAGTTAATGGTTGCAGTTTTACCCGGCGTGGCGCTGACCCTTGCAAAGTTTTTGCGGTTTAGAATTTTGTTAATCATGGAGGATTTCCCAACGTTCGACCTGCCCGCAAAGGCAACCTCGGGCATGGTCGACACTGGGTAGTGCTCCTTTTTCACACCGGACAGCAAAAAGCGCGCGTTGTGTATATTCACTTTCATAAAAAATCCTTTCAGGCGAGCGCTATGTGCAGCACTTCATTCATGTCGTGTACGGGTTTAATGTCAATGTTTTCTTTCACGACCGGCTCTAATTCGTCAATATCCTTTTTGTTTTCCCAGGGGATAATAATGGTTTTTATGCCGGCGCGGTAGGCCGCCAGAGTTTTCTCCCGCAGGCCGCCAATGGGCAGCACCCTGCCGCGGATAGTGATTTCGCCGGTCATGGCAACATCGTGCTTCACCTTTTTGCCGGACAAGGCCGACGTTAAGGCCGTTGCAATGGTAATTCCGGCAGACGGGCCGTCTTTCGGCGTGGCGCCCTCCGGCACATGAATATGAATATCCCGGTTTTGATAAAACTCCCCGTCAATATCTAAATTCTCGGCGTTAGCCCGCACGAAGCTTACAGCGGCTTTGGCCGACTCTTTCATCACGTCGCCCAGCTGGCCGGTTAGCTCTAAGTTTCCCGTGCCCTGCATAACGTTCACTTCAACAGAAAGCGTGTCACCGCCCACCTGCGTCCAGGCCAGGCCGGTAACAATGCCTACCTCGTCCTTTTTGGATGCCTGTTCCCGCTCGAAAAGATGTTTGCCAAGAAATTCTTCCATGTTTCTCGCCGTTACACGTACTTTTGTTTCGGGATCGTCCACTAATAACAGCGCAGCTTTTCTGCAAATGTTTGCAATTTTACGCTCCAGCGTACGAACGCCTGCCTCCCGGGTATAGTGTTCAATCACGGTGCGGATTGCGCCGTCGTTTATACTGATGTTGTCGTTCTTAAGTCCGTGCTTTTTCAGCTGTTTCGGCAAAAGGTGGCGTTTCGCTATGTGAAACTTTTCTTCCGACGTATAGCCCGGAAGCTCAATAATTTCCATTCTGTCCAAAAGAGGACGGGGAATGGTGTCTAACGTGTTAGCCGTAGCGATGAACAGTATGTTAGACAGGTCGAAATCAATTTCCATGAAATGGTCGCGAAACTTTGTGTTCTGCTCAGCGTCTAACACCTCTAAAAGCGCAGCCGAAGGGTCGCCTTTATAGTCCGACCCCATTTTGTCGATTTCATCGAACAGCATAAGTGGATTGTTGGTTCCTGCCTGTTTTAAAGCCGTTATAATTCTGCCTGGCATAGAACCGATATACGTTCTTCTGTGGCCGCGTATGTCCGCCTCGTCGCGGATGCCGCCTAAGGAAATGCGCACATAGGTTCTTCCCATGCTCTCAGCAATGGATTTCGCAATGGACGTTTTACCCACACCCGGAGGGCCCACAAGACACAAAATCGGGCCGGCCATGGTGCCGGTAATTTGTTTCACCGCCAGAAATTCCAAAATGCGCTCTTTCACCTTTTCTAATCCATAGTGGTCTTTTGCCAGTACAGCTTTCGCTTTTTTTATGCTAAGTGTGTCTTTCGTAACGTTGTTCCAGGGCAGATCGCAAACCCAAGTAAGATAGGTGCGAATTACATTAGACTCCGGGTTGCTGTAGGACATTTTCATAAACCGTTCCAGTTCTTTGTCGCACTTTTCGCGTACAGCTTCCGGCAGGTCTAATTCTGAAAGCTTTTGTTTATACTCCTCCGCCTCCAGCTCAACGCCCTCTTTGTCGCCCAGTTCCTCCTGAATGACCTTCATCTGTTCTCTTAAAAAATATTCCCGCTGGTTTTTATCAATATTGCTTTTTACTTTTTTATCAATTACGCTGTCGATTTTTGCAATTTCCGTTTCGCGGATTAAAAGCGAAATTAAGTTTTCTACACGGGTTTTCACGTCCACCGTGTTTAAAATTTCCTGTTTATCGGAAAGCTTCAATGGCAAATTCGACGCTAAGTTGTCCGCCAGACGGGACGTGTCATCGGTGTTTTGCTGGGTAAACAAAAACTCACCGCTCACCTTGCGGTTAAACTCGCGGTAGTTCATAAACTCGTCAATGAGCTTTCTTTTTAAGGCCTCGTTCTCCAGTTCTTCTTCGTCAAATTCCTCGGGCTCAATTTCATCCACCAAAGACACAAAATATGGCTTTGTTTTCAAAATTTCGCTGATTTTAGCCCGTTTTAACCCTTCCACTAAAACGCGCACCGTATTGTTGGGCATTTTTACCACCTGGGTAATTTTACAAATGGTGCCCATTGTTTCAATGTCCTCCGGCGCAGGGTTTTCTATTGTTATATCTTTTTGCATCGTCACAAATGCCAACTGTTTGTTCACCATTGCATTTTCCAATGCTAAAATGGATTTTTCCCGGGCCATATCAAAATGAAGAAGCGTATTTGGGAACACCACAAGGCCGCGGACAACAATCATTGGCAAAGCTTGCGTCTGCTTCATGATTACCTGATTCATGCTTACCTCCATATAATTTGTTAAACCAGTGTATTATTTCTATTATATCACGTTTCTGTGTCAATTACAAGTTCATCCAGCTGTTTCCAGATGTCTGTGTTTTTATCTGTCACCAAAACCTCCAGCTCACTGCCGAACCGGTTTTCCAAAAGCTGTTTTACATACCCACAAAAAATGATTTCAGCCTGGTAATGGGGAACCTCCACCAGGGCCAAATCGTTTTCATAAGCAAACCGTGCCTGGTGATATTTCATGTCGCCGGACACGAAACAGTCCGCACCCAGCTTCTTTGCCTCATAAATATAATCTGCCCCGCCGCCGTTAACCACCGCAATTTTGCGGATTTGTTTGTTTTCCGGGCCAATGTAACGCAAAGACTTAATATGAAACTCTGTTTTTATTCTGTCCAAAAGTTTAGAAAAAACAAGCTCGCCTTTTACATCTGCAATTCTTCCAATGCCGTTTTCACCGTCTCCCTCTATGGGAACGCGGTTTTGTGTTTCGGCGATTTTGTCTAAAAACAAATCGCCCAGCCCACATTTTACGCTGTCAAAATTGGTGTGCATGGAAAAAAGCGCAATGTCGTCTTTAATCAGCGACAAAACTGTCCGTGAGACCGCGTCCTCACCCGTTATCCTGCCCAGCGGCCTAAAGATCAGCGGATGGTGGGACAAAACCAAATCCGCCTGTTTTTCCCGGGCGTCAATGGCCACAATCTCGTCTGTGTCTAAGGTAACAAGCACCTTCCGAATTTCTTTTTCTTTCTCTCCAATTAACAGCCCGACGTTATCATAGCTTTCCGCCAGGTGCGGCGGCGCAGTCAGATTTAAAAAGTCTATAATGTCCGTTAATTTTACCATAACGTGCAGGCCTCCTTAATTTTATTCATTTCATTTCGCAAAAACAAAAACCATTCCTGCTTTTGGGCTGCTTCCTCACCTTTGGCAAATTGTAATGAAGCAATTGCACGGCCTAACTCATACATCTTTCCGTCTAATAACTCCGAAAGCAGCGGATCACGGTTTTCTATTAATTTTTCCCCTATGTAATAATGAATTTCCTTTTCAATTCTCATTTGTCCCCGGACAACTGACATAATGGTATATATTTTGTTCTCTTCCTTCGCCAGACACTCGTCTTGAATGAAGAATCCATTTTGCTCTAAAAACTTTCTGGTTTCTTCAATGGCCGTCATCGGCTGGAGAACATAGTGTTTTATTGAGGAATAAAGATGCGCTGCATTCTCTAAAATCTGGTTAATTAAAATTCCGCCCATTCCGGCAATCACCACCGTGTCCGCCTCATTCGGCTCCAGCGCCGCCAGCCCGTCAGACAGTTTGGTACGGATTTTTGTTTCTAAGCCAAATTTCCTGATATTTTCTTCTGCCCGCAAAATCGGACCCTGGTTAATATCCATTGCCACAGCACCCGGGCAAACGCCGTTCTTTACAAGCCAGATGGGAATATAGGCATGGTCTGTCCCCACGTCGGCCACTGTTGCGCCGCAGGAAACAAACCCAGCCGCGGACATGAGCCTGGGCGTCATCATTTTGTTAATATCCATGCTTAAAAGTTGCTTCCGTTCCAACCCCAGTGGGCAACTTCTTCATATTTCACATAGGTGTTTGCGCCGTCGATGCCCAGTTCTTCCTTTAATATATCGCAAATTTGTTTTGTAAGCATTGTTAAATGCTCCCGGTCAGACGTTCCGAACAGCTTCACTTCCACAAAGGCCATAGGTTCGCCGGTTTTTCCTCCGAAATACATGGTGGCGTCTCCTTCAAAGCCCAGCATCAAATGTGCCTCAGACTTTCCGGGAATGGTGGTAATGGCCGTTCCAAACCGTTTTGCAAGAGCGGCTTTTTTCTCCTCTGTAAGCGTCTTCGTTGTCTTTGTCCCAATATATGGCATGTTTATCCACTCCTATTCGATTATCATGAAAACAGTATAGCATAATAAAAAAAAAGTGTCAATAAAGTTAAAATACTGTTTACATTTCGGCAATTTTATTGTATAATAAAACAAATTTCATTAATTTTTGTTGGAAAGGTGTGTTCTCTATGCCAAACAGCGACCAGCTTCCCCGCGCGTGGGACGAATTGGTAGAAAAACTAACCTATATGCCGGCCATAGTGAAAACAATTGAAAAAATTCACGA
It encodes the following:
- a CDS encoding Mg2+ and Co2+ transporter CorB, which encodes MNLRLVFCLSDDSSNKRVTANKIKTYRKTGNKKEGRKWVVTIVLVTFVISAMLQMIQSGLMNRVNLIMAFIILSIFIAIGVLFDIIGVAVTSAQETPFHSLSSRKVRGAKEAVRLIRNADKVGSFCNDVIGDIVGIISGSATTAIVIMLFSLGYFKSEFVLTIVLTAVVAALTIGGKALGKRVAIEKSGTIVFTVGKIVSFIAPVKEKNTAKPKSENAKAAKENDD
- a CDS encoding Arc family DNA-binding protein — translated: MRWPTEVRNRVKPVAWCNCRAV
- a CDS encoding divergent PAP2 family protein; protein product: MWLKELLANEILIAAIIGWFSAQVIKFLLVLIEDKRINFERLVGSGGMPSSHTSFVTALTAAVALNEGLSSSLFAVCVVFSFVVMYDASGVRRAAGEQAALLNRLVENFGREKLEVTGERLKELVGHSPLEVIAGAALGIAVAIVTHNIF
- a CDS encoding polyprenyl synthetase family protein, which translates into the protein MDFLEALEAKIVEVNKSLHKYLEEKDSPQATIYKAMNYSLHAGGKRIRPVLALACAEVLEAETDKVMPFACAIEMIHTYSLIHDDLPCMDNDDLRRGKPTNHKVYGEAIATLAGDGLLNLAFETILKQSQVSPNMTLAALSLIADSAGVEGMIGGQVIDIESEGKTIDAITLMTMHLHKTAALIMASAKVGALLGGGGREDLIVMEEFARYLGIAFQIKDDILDVAGSAENLGKTTGKDNASQKSTFVTIYGLEQSEKMLVDYTNKAVDALSKYGAKAEFLINLSKFLLDRDR
- the xseB gene encoding exodeoxyribonuclease VII small subunit, with the protein product MPKAKTFEESITELEQIVTLLESGDAPLDEAVALFEKGMKLSAKCHDQLDKAEQKVKLLTENEEGTVKTTDFNSGEDS
- a CDS encoding DNA-3-methyladenine glycosylase family protein — its product is MKKQVVLKNLCSFEPQHIFECGQCFRWEREEDGSYTVVARNRVINVCKEKGFIVFRNVTEEEFHDIWRGYFDLDTDYGQIKKTLSEHDRFLKDATEYGSGIRILNQDLWECVVSFIISANNNIPRIQGIIQRLCQQFGDRLSYGGKTYFTFPGPERIVGDLSFLRAGYREHYIKNACETFLSSNFSDIAALDTDSARKKLLTISGVGPKVADCILLFGLERREVFPVDVWVKRCLNSLYGEAMKTKTPREFAVEAFGPLAGFAQQYLFYYMRNAGFDKTGGMKHA
- the trmL gene encoding tRNA (uridine(34)/cytosine(34)/5-carboxymethylaminomethyluridine(34)-2'-O)-methyltransferase TrmL; amino-acid sequence: MAMNIVLVEPEIPQNTGNIARTCKATGSILHIVKPMGFAIDDKKLKRAGLDYWHELDIRYYENLTDFFEKCPGTYYFCTTKAGKRHSDQTFQDGDFLVFGKETHGLPEPLLKEHYENCIRIPMAEGARSLNLSNSVAIVLYEALRQLNFLTLKEEGVLTGRPD
- a CDS encoding aminotransferase class I/II-fold pyridoxal phosphate-dependent enzyme; the encoded protein is MNYDSVLSDVVKTIEPSGIRKFFDLASDMEGVISLGVGEPDFVTPWHIRNEGVYALEKGKTHYTANAGFLELRKEISNYIERNTQVSYDPKGEVLVTVGGSEAIDLAIRSIVNPGDEVLIPEPCFVCYKPCTILAGGVPVPIVTKVEDKFKLTAKQLKDAITPRTKMLILPYPNNPTGGIMTKSDLEEIAAVLRDTNIIILTDEIYSELTYGRKHTSIISIDGMAERTIYVNGFSKSYAMTGWRLGYVAAPKEIMQQMLKIHQFAIMCSPTTSQYAAIEALKKGDEDIKKMREEYDYRRRVIVDGFRNIGLSCFEPEGAFYVFPDIRSTKMTSSDFCEALLNKERVAVIPGSAFGASGEGFIRCSYAYSISSINDALSRIERFLKSL
- a CDS encoding Lrp/AsnC family transcriptional regulator codes for the protein MIGDKERILKLIERDVHATPEEIAVMIGKDKAYVQEILDECVQNQTILGQKTIIDWEKTERELVSAIIELKVTPQRGSGFDRISERIYQYDEISSVYLVSGGFDIAVIVEGKTVKEVALFVAEKLAPMDEVISTATHFILKKYKAEGVILNNKMEDDREVITL
- the yihA gene encoding ribosome biogenesis GTP-binding protein YihA/YsxC: MKVNIHNARFLLSGVKKEHYPVSTMPEVAFAGRSNVGKSSMINKILNRKNFARVSATPGKTATINFYDIDKKLMLVDLPGYGYAAASKGERKALSDIINEYLTERKQLVQLILLVDSRHKPTEDDRRMMDTIKSAGGMAVVIATKTDKLSKRELEENLDRIIETLNLSDGDILLPFSTKTAESAENFWDYIYDYILFDLDDEEGE
- the lon gene encoding endopeptidase La, yielding MNQVIMKQTQALPMIVVRGLVVFPNTLLHFDMAREKSILALENAMVNKQLAFVTMQKDITIENPAPEDIETMGTICKITQVVKMPNNTVRVLVEGLKRAKISEILKTKPYFVSLVDEIEPEEFDEEELENEALKRKLIDEFMNYREFNRKVSGEFLFTQQNTDDTSRLADNLASNLPLKLSDKQEILNTVDVKTRVENLISLLIRETEIAKIDSVIDKKVKSNIDKNQREYFLREQMKVIQEELGDKEGVELEAEEYKQKLSELDLPEAVREKCDKELERFMKMSYSNPESNVIRTYLTWVCDLPWNNVTKDTLSIKKAKAVLAKDHYGLEKVKERILEFLAVKQITGTMAGPILCLVGPPGVGKTSIAKSIAESMGRTYVRISLGGIRDEADIRGHRRTYIGSMPGRIITALKQAGTNNPLMLFDEIDKMGSDYKGDPSAALLEVLDAEQNTKFRDHFMEIDFDLSNILFIATANTLDTIPRPLLDRMEIIELPGYTSEEKFHIAKRHLLPKQLKKHGLKNDNISINDGAIRTVIEHYTREAGVRTLERKIANICRKAALLLVDDPETKVRVTARNMEEFLGKHLFEREQASKKDEVGIVTGLAWTQVGGDTLSVEVNVMQGTGNLELTGQLGDVMKESAKAAVSFVRANAENLDIDGEFYQNRDIHIHVPEGATPKDGPSAGITIATALTSALSGKKVKHDVAMTGEITIRGRVLPIGGLREKTLAAYRAGIKTIIIPWENKKDIDELEPVVKENIDIKPVHDMNEVLHIALA
- a CDS encoding Nif3-like dinuclear metal center hexameric protein, encoding MVKLTDIIDFLNLTAPPHLAESYDNVGLLIGEKEKEIRKVLVTLDTDEIVAIDAREKQADLVLSHHPLIFRPLGRITGEDAVSRTVLSLIKDDIALFSMHTNFDSVKCGLGDLFLDKIAETQNRVPIEGDGENGIGRIADVKGELVFSKLLDRIKTEFHIKSLRYIGPENKQIRKIAVVNGGGADYIYEAKKLGADCFVSGDMKYHQARFAYENDLALVEVPHYQAEIIFCGYVKQLLENRFGSELEVLVTDKNTDIWKQLDELVIDTET
- a CDS encoding tRNA (adenine(22)-N(1))-methyltransferase, translating into MDINKMMTPRLMSAAGFVSCGATVADVGTDHAYIPIWLVKNGVCPGAVAMDINQGPILRAEENIRKFGLETKIRTKLSDGLAALEPNEADTVVIAGMGGILINQILENAAHLYSSIKHYVLQPMTAIEETRKFLEQNGFFIQDECLAKEENKIYTIMSVVRGQMRIEKEIHYYIGEKLIENRDPLLSELLDGKMYELGRAIASLQFAKGEEAAQKQEWFLFLRNEMNKIKEACTLW
- a CDS encoding phenylpyruvate tautomerase MIF-related protein; protein product: MPYIGTKTTKTLTEEKKAALAKRFGTAITTIPGKSEAHLMLGFEGDATMYFGGKTGEPMAFVEVKLFGTSDREHLTMLTKQICDILKEELGIDGANTYVKYEEVAHWGWNGSNF